AGGGGCAGGCAATGCCGCTTACACCAGCTGATGTACATAACGTCGCGTTCAGTAAGCCACCCATCGGTAAGCGCGGATACAACGAGGACGAGGTTGACGCCTTCCTCGACCTGGTGGAGAACGAGCTGGCCCGCCTGATCGAGGAGAACTCGGATCTGCGTCAGCGGGTTCAGGAGCTGGACCAGGAGCTGGTCGAGGCCCGCAAGGGTGGCGGCGCCGCCCCCGTCTACGAGGCGCCCAAGCCCGAGAAGAAGCCGGAGCCCGCTAAGCCCGAGCCCACGCCGGCGCCGGTTGTGGCCGCCGCTCCCGTCGCGGCGTCGACAGAGGAGCACCATGTCCGCGCGGCCAAGATCTTGGGTCTGGCGCAGGACACCGCGGACCGTCTGACCGGGAACGCCAAGTCCGAGTCGGAAAAGCTGCTCGCCGATGCTCGCGCAAATGCGGACCAGATTGTCAGCGAGGCCCGCGCCACCGCCGATAAGACGGTCACCGAGGCACGGTCCAAGGCCGAGGCGCTACTCTCGGATGCCCAGACCCGTTCCGAGACCCAGCTGCGCCAGGCGCAGGAGAAGGCCGATGCCCTGCAATCCGATGCCGAGCGCAAGCACTCGGAGATCATGGGCACCATCAATCAGCAGCGCACGGTGCTGGAAGGTCGTCTGGAGCAGTTGCGTACATTCGAGCGCGAGTACCGCACCCGGCTCAAGACCTACCTGGAGTCTCAGCTCGAGGAGCTTGGCCAGCGCGGTTCGGCAGCACCCGTCGATGCGGGCGCCTCGAATGAAAACGCATCCAAGGAAGCCGGTTTCGGCCAGTTCAACCGTGGGAACAACTACTGATCTAGATCGGTCTATGCTCGCGGCACGTATGAGGAGTGATTCGCGATGCTGATCGTCGCACTGGTATTGGCCGCAGTCGGTCTGGCGGCCCTGGTGACCGCGGTAGTCACCAGTAATGAGGTTCTTGCCTTTGTCTGTATCGCCGCGGCCGCCGTCGGCGTGGTGCTCATGATCGTCGACGCGATCCGGGACCGGCATGCCGGTGCACTGGAATCCGACGAGGAGTCCGACCAGGAGGCCGAGGCAGGCGAGAACGAGCCCGAAGGCGCAGATTCCGGGGAACCTGCCGCCGACTCTGCCGAGAGTGACGCGAAAGCCGATGTGGCGGAAGCTGATCCAAGCGAGACATCTGTGATCCCACGGGTGTCGGAGACGTCTTCCTCTGCCGCTGCCGCGGTGAGCCTCAAGGAGGTCGCCACCGCGGCGCACCACCATCCCTCGGCCGAAGAGACTTACGAGCAATTCGACGTCGACGACGATGATGAGGACGAGCCACAGCGCTCGTGACCGGACTTTGCCAGATGTCGCGTAGCGCTGCCGTGGGCGCGGCCATCGCCGCGACCCTCACCCTGTCGGCATGCCACGCCGCCGAGCCCGCTGCGGGTGGCCACTCGGATGCGGTGGCCAGCATTGTCCTAGTGACGGCCCAGACGACCGTCCCGCAGCCTCCTTCGTCCGGCACGCTCGGCGAAGAGCCGGACGGGGGAGCATTGTCCGCTCCGGTAAGCCCATTCGACACCACGTCGCTAGCGGTCATCAGGCTGGACCCTCCGCTGCTGCGCGCTGTCCAAGATGCCGCCACCAGCGCGGCGGTCGACGGTGTGACACTTGTGATCACGTCGGGCTGGCGGTCGCGGGCTTTCCAGCAGCAGTTACTCGATGACGCGGTACAGACATACGGAAGCCTGGCGGTGGCACGGCAGTGGGTGGCCACTCCCGACGAATCGCATCATGTGCAGGGCAAGGCCGTCGATATCGGCCCCGCGTCGGCCTACGGGTGGATGCTGGCGCACAGCACGCAATTCGGCCTGTGCCAGGTCTTCGCCAACGAGAAGTGGCACTACGAGCTCACCGCGGATGCCGAAGGGCAATGCCCGCCGCTGCGTACCAACGCGGCAGGCTGACCCCAGACTCGCTTCTACTTCGGACCGGCTGCGGCCTTGGTGAGCTGTCCTGAGATGGATTCCAGTGCCTGGGTGAGGCTTTGGAAAGGGATTTCGGGGTCGCGTTCGTGGTAGATGGCCGCGACGATTATCGGCAGGGTGACCGCCGCTTCAGGATGTTTCGTGACGTCCATGCGGGCTGTCGCGTCCTCGACGGGGGTGCCCTGGTCGTAGAGACGGTTCGCTTGCTCGTGTAAATCCGACCAGAACGCGATGCCGCGATC
This genomic window from Mycobacteroides chelonae contains:
- a CDS encoding DivIVA domain-containing protein; the encoded protein is MPLTPADVHNVAFSKPPIGKRGYNEDEVDAFLDLVENELARLIEENSDLRQRVQELDQELVEARKGGGAAPVYEAPKPEKKPEPAKPEPTPAPVVAAAPVAASTEEHHVRAAKILGLAQDTADRLTGNAKSESEKLLADARANADQIVSEARATADKTVTEARSKAEALLSDAQTRSETQLRQAQEKADALQSDAERKHSEIMGTINQQRTVLEGRLEQLRTFEREYRTRLKTYLESQLEELGQRGSAAPVDAGASNENASKEAGFGQFNRGNNY
- a CDS encoding M15 family metallopeptidase encodes the protein MSRSAAVGAAIAATLTLSACHAAEPAAGGHSDAVASIVLVTAQTTVPQPPSSGTLGEEPDGGALSAPVSPFDTTSLAVIRLDPPLLRAVQDAATSAAVDGVTLVITSGWRSRAFQQQLLDDAVQTYGSLAVARQWVATPDESHHVQGKAVDIGPASAYGWMLAHSTQFGLCQVFANEKWHYELTADAEGQCPPLRTNAAG